In one Oreochromis aureus strain Israel breed Guangdong linkage group 2, ZZ_aureus, whole genome shotgun sequence genomic region, the following are encoded:
- the clint1a gene encoding clathrin interactor 1a isoform X1 codes for MLNMWKVRELVDKATNVVMNYSEVESKVREATNDDPWGPSGQLMSEISRATFMYEQFPEVMNMLWARMLRDNKKNWRRVYKSLLLLAHLIRNGSERVVTSAREHLYDLRSLESYHFVDENGKDQGVNVRQKVKEMVEFVQDDDRLREERKKAKKNKDKYVGVSSDSMGFRGYSGDRYDSGDRKWDDDWEKKGPFPFSDKLGEISDKIGTTIDDTINKFRKKDRDDSPDRFSDNEEDRGRSSHNGQQRKEFKDEEETVTTKSLQIVQATETTATRKRGGMPSKKVDLGAAAHYTGDKSPDTTTKQMQPAAAPQPTNAALADLLMVETTPSQPAATDLIGGFADFSSPAASAGLSSAAQPSSPNGDFGEWNAFPGGQMPASAQTGNTSGNDLFAPMNAGPSVATPTAAPAPASGSGLASANLFDLMGPTQTLTSSQSLSFSMSNTQSVSTTGLPQSKSQPLQTMGGPLQPQPMQSMQPLQPVQQGVSSQGAGAKASLPSTWSDHSVNISLDFLGPGMHPPKPAQPSLNTLQQGNQAPGNMLSQGFSNMSLGPTAVQPPVNPMMHPGAGMGMAPNQGMMGMRMWMHQGGMNMGMPQGGMTMGMPGGMGMGMNPAMAQQPKQDAFADFGNFGK; via the exons AACCAATGTGGTGATGAACTACTCTGAGGTGGAGTCTAAGGTGAGGGAAGCCACCAATGATGACCCTTGGGGACCATCAGGACAGCTGATGAGTGAAATTTCTAG AGCCACCTTCATGTATGAACAGTTTCCAGAGGTGATGAACATGCTGTGGGCCCGCATGCTGCGGGACAACAAAAAGAACTGGAGGAGAGTCTACAAG TCTCTATTGCTGCTAGCCCATCTCATCAGGAACGGGTCTGAAAGGGTTGTGACTAGTGCCAGAGAACATCTGTATGACTTGAGATCACTAGAAAGCTACCATTTTGTAG ATGAGAATGGGAAGGACCAAGGTGTTAATGTACGTCAGAAGGTGAAGGAGATGGTGGAGTTTGTTCAGGATGATGACAGGCTTAGGGAAGAACGGAAAAAGGCAAAGAAGAATAAAGACAAATACGTTGGTGTATCCTCTGACAGCATGGGATTCCGAGGCTACT CGGGGGACAGGTATGACTCTGGTGATAGAAAGTGGGATGATGACTGGGAGAAAAAAGGGCCATTCCCCTTCAGTGACAAGTTGGGGGAAATCAGTGACAAAATTGGCACCACCATTGATGACACCATAAACAAGTTTAGAAAGAAGGACAGAGACGACTCACCAGATCGATTCAG TGACAACGAGGAGGACAGAGGTCGATCGTCTCACAACGGCCAGCAAAGAAAAGAGTTCAAAGATGAAGAGGAGACTGTTACCACAAAAAGTCTACAGATTGTCCAAGCAACAGAGACGACAGCAACACGGAAGAGAGGAGGGATGCCATCCAAGAAAGTAGACCTTGGGGCCGCAGCACATTATACAGGAGACAAGAGCCCAGATACCACCACCAAACAG ATGCAGCCAGCTGCAGCCCCTCAGCCAACCAATGCTGCCCTTGCTGATCTACTGATGGTCGAGACAACACCTAGTCAGCCTGCTGCCACAG ACCTTATCGGCGGATTTGCCGACTTCTCCTcacctgctgcctctgctggactgTCCTCGG CAGCACAACCCTCTAGCCCCAATGGAGACTTTGGAGAATGGAATGCTTTTCCTGGAGGTCAGATGCCAGCATCTGCTCAGACTGGCAACACGAGTGGAAATGACCTTTTTGCACCCATGAATGCAGGTCCTTCTGTTGCCACCCCAACCGCTGCCCCGGCCCCAGCTTCAGGCTCTGGTCTTGCCTCAGCAAACCTGTTTGACTTGATGGGGCCAACACAGACCCTcacctcctctcagagcctcaGCTTTAGCATGAGCAACACACAGAGCGTGAGCACCACGGGCCTACCCCAGTCTAAGTCACAG CCCCTCCAGACAATGGGGGGTCCTCTTCAACCACAGCCGATGCAGTCTATGCAGCCTCTCCAGCCTGTGCAGCAGGGAGTGTCATCTCAAGGTGCAGGAGCCAAAGCATCCCTTCCATCCACCTGGTCAGATCACTCTGTTAACATCAGCCTGGACTTCCTAGGCCCTGGAATGCACCCCCCGAAACCCGCCCAGCCCAGTCTCAACACCCTTCAACAAG GCAACCAGGCACCTGGCAACATGCTCTCCCAGGGATTTTCCAATATGAGTCTGGGACCTACAGCTGTCCAACCTCCTGTTAATCCCATGATGCACCCTGGTGCTGGAATGGGCATGGCCCCCAATCAGGGCATGATGGGAATGAGGATGTGGATGCATCAAGGTGGGATGAATATGGGGATGCCACAGGGAGGTATGACCATGGGGATGCCTGGTGGGATGGGGATGGGGATGAACCCTGCGATGGCCCAGCAGCCCAAACAAGATGCCTTTGCTGACTTTGGAAATTTTGGAAAGTGA
- the clint1a gene encoding clathrin interactor 1a isoform X2: MLNMWKVRELVDKATNVVMNYSEVESKVREATNDDPWGPSGQLMSEISRATFMYEQFPEVMNMLWARMLRDNKKNWRRVYKSLLLLAHLIRNGSERVVTSAREHLYDLRSLESYHFVDENGKDQGVNVRQKVKEMVEFVQDDDRLREERKKAKKNKDKYVGVSSDSMGFRGYSGDRYDSGDRKWDDDWEKKGPFPFSDKLGEISDKIGTTIDDTINKFRKKDRDDSPDRFSDNEEDRGRSSHNGQQRKEFKDEEETVTTKSLQIVQATETTATRKRGGMPSKKVDLGAAAHYTGDKSPDTTTKQMQPAAAPQPTNAALADLLMVETTPSQPAATDLIGGFADFSSPAASAGLSSAQPSSPNGDFGEWNAFPGGQMPASAQTGNTSGNDLFAPMNAGPSVATPTAAPAPASGSGLASANLFDLMGPTQTLTSSQSLSFSMSNTQSVSTTGLPQSKSQPLQTMGGPLQPQPMQSMQPLQPVQQGVSSQGAGAKASLPSTWSDHSVNISLDFLGPGMHPPKPAQPSLNTLQQGNQAPGNMLSQGFSNMSLGPTAVQPPVNPMMHPGAGMGMAPNQGMMGMRMWMHQGGMNMGMPQGGMTMGMPGGMGMGMNPAMAQQPKQDAFADFGNFGK; the protein is encoded by the exons AACCAATGTGGTGATGAACTACTCTGAGGTGGAGTCTAAGGTGAGGGAAGCCACCAATGATGACCCTTGGGGACCATCAGGACAGCTGATGAGTGAAATTTCTAG AGCCACCTTCATGTATGAACAGTTTCCAGAGGTGATGAACATGCTGTGGGCCCGCATGCTGCGGGACAACAAAAAGAACTGGAGGAGAGTCTACAAG TCTCTATTGCTGCTAGCCCATCTCATCAGGAACGGGTCTGAAAGGGTTGTGACTAGTGCCAGAGAACATCTGTATGACTTGAGATCACTAGAAAGCTACCATTTTGTAG ATGAGAATGGGAAGGACCAAGGTGTTAATGTACGTCAGAAGGTGAAGGAGATGGTGGAGTTTGTTCAGGATGATGACAGGCTTAGGGAAGAACGGAAAAAGGCAAAGAAGAATAAAGACAAATACGTTGGTGTATCCTCTGACAGCATGGGATTCCGAGGCTACT CGGGGGACAGGTATGACTCTGGTGATAGAAAGTGGGATGATGACTGGGAGAAAAAAGGGCCATTCCCCTTCAGTGACAAGTTGGGGGAAATCAGTGACAAAATTGGCACCACCATTGATGACACCATAAACAAGTTTAGAAAGAAGGACAGAGACGACTCACCAGATCGATTCAG TGACAACGAGGAGGACAGAGGTCGATCGTCTCACAACGGCCAGCAAAGAAAAGAGTTCAAAGATGAAGAGGAGACTGTTACCACAAAAAGTCTACAGATTGTCCAAGCAACAGAGACGACAGCAACACGGAAGAGAGGAGGGATGCCATCCAAGAAAGTAGACCTTGGGGCCGCAGCACATTATACAGGAGACAAGAGCCCAGATACCACCACCAAACAG ATGCAGCCAGCTGCAGCCCCTCAGCCAACCAATGCTGCCCTTGCTGATCTACTGATGGTCGAGACAACACCTAGTCAGCCTGCTGCCACAG ACCTTATCGGCGGATTTGCCGACTTCTCCTcacctgctgcctctgctggactgTCCTCGG CACAACCCTCTAGCCCCAATGGAGACTTTGGAGAATGGAATGCTTTTCCTGGAGGTCAGATGCCAGCATCTGCTCAGACTGGCAACACGAGTGGAAATGACCTTTTTGCACCCATGAATGCAGGTCCTTCTGTTGCCACCCCAACCGCTGCCCCGGCCCCAGCTTCAGGCTCTGGTCTTGCCTCAGCAAACCTGTTTGACTTGATGGGGCCAACACAGACCCTcacctcctctcagagcctcaGCTTTAGCATGAGCAACACACAGAGCGTGAGCACCACGGGCCTACCCCAGTCTAAGTCACAG CCCCTCCAGACAATGGGGGGTCCTCTTCAACCACAGCCGATGCAGTCTATGCAGCCTCTCCAGCCTGTGCAGCAGGGAGTGTCATCTCAAGGTGCAGGAGCCAAAGCATCCCTTCCATCCACCTGGTCAGATCACTCTGTTAACATCAGCCTGGACTTCCTAGGCCCTGGAATGCACCCCCCGAAACCCGCCCAGCCCAGTCTCAACACCCTTCAACAAG GCAACCAGGCACCTGGCAACATGCTCTCCCAGGGATTTTCCAATATGAGTCTGGGACCTACAGCTGTCCAACCTCCTGTTAATCCCATGATGCACCCTGGTGCTGGAATGGGCATGGCCCCCAATCAGGGCATGATGGGAATGAGGATGTGGATGCATCAAGGTGGGATGAATATGGGGATGCCACAGGGAGGTATGACCATGGGGATGCCTGGTGGGATGGGGATGGGGATGAACCCTGCGATGGCCCAGCAGCCCAAACAAGATGCCTTTGCTGACTTTGGAAATTTTGGAAAGTGA
- the thg1l gene encoding probable tRNA(His) guanylyltransferase isoform X2, with translation MAKSKFEYVRNFEADDTCLRNCYIVVRLDGRNFHKFAEQHKFAKPNDDRALGLMRKSAHSVMEELEDIVIAYGQSDEFSFVFKRSSTWFKRRASKLMTHVASQFSSSYVFYWKEFFENQPLLYPPGFDGRVVLYPSNRNLRDYLSWRQADCHINNLYNTLFWMLVQRKGLSTTQAEDRLKGTLAGDKNEILFTEFGINYNNESAVHKKGTTLIWEKRDETIIKRIKLPNGEEKDMPVTRSRRRVEAYHCDLIGEQFWEEHPDILEDDNC, from the exons ATGGCCAAAAGTAAGTTTGAGTATGTGCGCAACTTCGAAGCAGATGACACCTGTCTGCGGAACTGCTACATTGTCGTGAGACTGGATGGTCGCAATTTTCACAA GTTTGCAGAGCAGCACAAGTTTGCAAAGCCCAATGACGACAGGGCCTTGGGGCTGATGAGAAAGAGCGCACACTCTGTCATGGAAGAACTGGAGGATATTGTCATTGCCTATGGCCAAAGTGATGAGTTCAGCTTTGTTTTCAAGCGATCTTCTACCTGGTTCAAAAGAAGAGCCAG TAAGCTCATGACCCACGTCGCCTCCCAGTTCTCCTCCTCGTACGTGTTTTACTGGAAGGAGTTTTTTGAGAATCAGCCCCTCCTGTACCCTCCGGGATTTGACGGACGTGTGGTCCTATATCCAAGCAATCGTAACCTTAGAGACTACCTTAGCTGGAGGCAGGCAGACT gtCACATCAATAATTTGTACAACACACTGTTTTGGATGTTAGTGCAAAGAAAAGGACTCAGCACAACACAGGCAGAGGATCGCTTAAAG GGAACATTGGCTGGGGATAAAAATGAGATCCTCTTCACAGAATTTGGTATCAACTACAACAATGAATCTGCCGTCCACAAGAAAGGTACCACCCTCATCTGGGAAAAG CGAGATGAGACTATCATTAAACGCATAAAGCTGCCAAATGGGGAGGAAAAGGACATGCCCGTCACACGCAGCAGGAGGAGGGTAGAGGCCTACCATTGTGACCTTATAGGAGAGCAGTTCTGGGAGGAGCACCCAGACATCCTGGAGGATGACAACTGCTAA
- the thg1l gene encoding probable tRNA(His) guanylyltransferase isoform X1, with product MLISTASRFGVWCCALTPSVRLFSRSSNMAKSKFEYVRNFEADDTCLRNCYIVVRLDGRNFHKFAEQHKFAKPNDDRALGLMRKSAHSVMEELEDIVIAYGQSDEFSFVFKRSSTWFKRRASKLMTHVASQFSSSYVFYWKEFFENQPLLYPPGFDGRVVLYPSNRNLRDYLSWRQADCHINNLYNTLFWMLVQRKGLSTTQAEDRLKGTLAGDKNEILFTEFGINYNNESAVHKKGTTLIWEKRDETIIKRIKLPNGEEKDMPVTRSRRRVEAYHCDLIGEQFWEEHPDILEDDNC from the exons ATGCTAATTAGTACAGCGAGCAGATTTGGTGTTTGGTGCTGTGCTCTTACACCTTCGGTCCGTCTTTTCTCCAGATCCAGTAACATGGCCAAAAGTAAGTTTGAGTATGTGCGCAACTTCGAAGCAGATGACACCTGTCTGCGGAACTGCTACATTGTCGTGAGACTGGATGGTCGCAATTTTCACAA GTTTGCAGAGCAGCACAAGTTTGCAAAGCCCAATGACGACAGGGCCTTGGGGCTGATGAGAAAGAGCGCACACTCTGTCATGGAAGAACTGGAGGATATTGTCATTGCCTATGGCCAAAGTGATGAGTTCAGCTTTGTTTTCAAGCGATCTTCTACCTGGTTCAAAAGAAGAGCCAG TAAGCTCATGACCCACGTCGCCTCCCAGTTCTCCTCCTCGTACGTGTTTTACTGGAAGGAGTTTTTTGAGAATCAGCCCCTCCTGTACCCTCCGGGATTTGACGGACGTGTGGTCCTATATCCAAGCAATCGTAACCTTAGAGACTACCTTAGCTGGAGGCAGGCAGACT gtCACATCAATAATTTGTACAACACACTGTTTTGGATGTTAGTGCAAAGAAAAGGACTCAGCACAACACAGGCAGAGGATCGCTTAAAG GGAACATTGGCTGGGGATAAAAATGAGATCCTCTTCACAGAATTTGGTATCAACTACAACAATGAATCTGCCGTCCACAAGAAAGGTACCACCCTCATCTGGGAAAAG CGAGATGAGACTATCATTAAACGCATAAAGCTGCCAAATGGGGAGGAAAAGGACATGCCCGTCACACGCAGCAGGAGGAGGGTAGAGGCCTACCATTGTGACCTTATAGGAGAGCAGTTCTGGGAGGAGCACCCAGACATCCTGGAGGATGACAACTGCTAA
- the lsm11 gene encoding U7 snRNA-associated Sm-like protein LSm11 encodes MEEREKRSVNSDSKETLSAPCSSPASAPEADSKAEDGGAVKLDVCSDKFDPLLALYSPAVQLPFPNIKCFNNVAEYESFLKGGRGRAKPENVEKRQRKAMKGVVDLERIERLKKLMVNNPVSESEEGESSSGTTRRKRRQKPVKNVLTRMPLCKGSPLGELYRCVEERIRVKVHVRTFKGLRGVCAGFVVAFDKFWNLAMVDVDETYREPLFGEAFYHEKALTTTRLFEKLSLQETSECAESVKKQPADSPKETPESCSSSHAVGVRGDGRTADSKLSEAAETEKDAHKTLLVVQSPQTRQKKETKTYGKVHTRHINQLFIRGENVILVNPQPL; translated from the exons ATGgaggagagggaaaaaagaagtgtAAATTCAGACAGTAAGGAGACGTTGTCAGCACCCTGCTCCAGCCCGGCCTCAGCGCCGGAGGCTGATAGTAAAGCTGAGGATGGTGGCGCAGTTAAACTGGACGTCTGCTCGGATAAGTTTGATCCACTCTTGGCCTTGTACTCACCGGCAGTGCAGCTTCCCTTCCCAAACATCAAGTGCTTCAACAACGTGGCCGAGTACGAGAGCTTTCTGAAGGGCGGCCGCGGGAGAGCCAAACCGGAGAACGTGGAGAAAAGGCAGCGTAAGGCGATGAAAGGCGTGGTGGACCTGGAGCGCATCGAGAGGCTGAAGAAACTCATGGTGAACAACCCGGTGTCTGAGTCAGAGGAGGGAGAAAGCAGCAGCGGCACGAcgcggaggaagaggaggcagaaACCTGTGAAAAATGTCCTGACGAGAATGCCCC tgtgtaaaGGCAGTCCTCTGGGGGAGCTGTACCGCTGCGTGGAGGAGAGGATAAGAGTCAAAGTTCACGTCAGGACTTTCAAAGGTCTGAGGGGAGTGTGCGCTGGCTTTGTCGTGGCCTTCGACAAGTTCTGGAACCTG GCGATGGTGGATGTGGATGAAACGTACAGAGAGCCTCTGTTTGGAGAAGCTTTCTATCATGAGAAAGCCCTCACCACTACACGG CTTTTTGAGAAGCTAAGTCTCCAGGAAACCTCTGAATGTGCTGAGTCGGTGAAGAAGCAGCCTGCAGATTCTCCCAAAGAGACTCCAGAAAGTTGTTCTTCTTCTCATGCCGTTGGTGTGAGAGGAGACGGCAGGACAGCAGACTCCAAGCTGTCAGAAGCTGCTGAAACCGAAAAGGACGCACACAAAACACTGCTCGTGGTCCAGAGTCCACAGACTCGCCAGAAGAAAGAAACCAAGACGTATGGTAAGGTCCATACGCGCCACATCAACCAGCTGTTCATCCGTGGTGAGAATGTCATCCTGGTTAACCCCCAGCCGCTCTGA